The genomic region CCTCAAGGCCTGTCACGCCTTCCTCTTCCAGCAGTCGACGATTGCCGATCAGCACGGTTTCATCGCCCACCTTGCCCGAGACGCCCCGCGCTCCGGTGGAGCGAAAATCGCTGACTTCACCGGACTTCACATCGCGTTCCTTGGCACCATCCACGATGGCCCGGGCGATGGGGTGCTCCGAGGCGTTCTCCACGCTCGCGGCGAGGGTCAGCAGGCGCGTTTCCTCGACTCCTTCGGCGGTGACGGCATCGGTGAGCTTCGGCTCGCCGCGGGTAATGGTGCCGGTCTTGTCGAGCACCATCACTTTGACGTCCTTGAAGGTCTGGATCGCTTCGCCGGAGCGGATCAGGATGCCGCGTTCGGCACCGATGCCGGAGCCCACCATCAGCGCGGTGGGGGTGGCTAGGCCGAGGGCACAGGGACAGGCGATGACAAGCACGGCGACGGCGGCAATCAGGGCTAGCGTTGGTGTGCTGGCATCTGGATTCACCCAAGGCAGGAAGGTCGCGCCCCAGTCCAGAATCGGCCGCAGGACGTCTGGAAACAGCGCCCATGCAATCAGGCTAGCCAGTGAAATAGCCAGTACCGCTGGCACGAAGCGGCCGGTCATACGGTCGGCGAATTCTTGGATTGGCACCCGTGAGCCCTGAGCCTGGTCGATCAGACGCACCACTTGGGAGAGAAAAGTATCGGCGCCGACGCGGGTCGCCTTGACCCGCAATCGGCCCTCCTTGTTGATGGTGGCGCCGATCACGCTGTCGCCGGTGCTCTTGTAGACCGGTATCGACTCGCCGGTAGCGAGGGACTCGTCGAGATGGCTCTCACCCTCGACCACTTCGCCGTCGGTGGGGATTTTATCGCCGGGGCGCACGATCATGATGTCACCGGGCGTGAGCTCTTTCACCGGCACTTCAATTTCCTCGCCGTCGCGCTCCACCCGCGCTGTCTTGGCGCCCAGCGTCATCAGGCGACGAATAGCCTGGGAGGCGCGCCCTTTGGCTAGTGCCTCCAAATAACGGCCCAGCAAGTGGAAGGTCATGATGGTGGCAGCCATCTCAATGAACGAGGTCATGGTGTAGAAAAAGCCGACCAGGCCAATCAGGTAGGGCGGCAGGCTGCCCATGGAGATCAGCACATCCATATTAAAGGTGCCGTTTTTCAACGAGCGCCAGGTCGACTTGTGGGTGGCTGCCCCGCCATAGAGGAAGACCACCGGGAAGGCTAGCAGTGCCACGATGGCCAGATAGCCGGGAATTGGCTGCCAGAACATGTGCGGAATCATTAGCAGCATGATCAGGGTGGTGGGTATCGCGGCGATGATCAGTCGCCTGCGAGCCTGACTTAGATAGGCCTCCTCGATCTCGGAGTCGCTCTCGGCGTCCTCCTGATCACTCTGCACGGCAGCCACGTCATAGCCTGCTCCTTCGACGGCTTTCTTCAAGGTGTCGCCATCGGGGCCGCTTGCTTCGATGGTCACACTGACATGGTGATTGGCAATATTGGTCTGAATCACGCCCACGCCATCAAGGCGTTCGAGCGTTTTACGCACGATACCGGCGCAGTGGTCGCTGCCCATGCCGGGCACCGTCAGGGTGATCGTGTTTGGGGTCGAATCGGACATCGTGTACCTCCTGCTGGCGTTGATGAGAGAACGGCCAGGGTTGGCCGTCCGTCCTAATGCCTACGCAGTGACATCTCGGTCAGTGGTGGGCGTCGTGGTCGTCAGGATTGACGCCGCCCTCGGGTGTGGCCTGCTCCAGCTGTTGGCGCTGCTCGTCGCTCATCTGGTCATGCATGGCATTTCGCATGCGCACCATCTCGGCCATCATCTCGCCGTGCAACTCGGCCATCTGTCCGTGTAGCGCTTGAACCTCATCAGGGTCTGGGCGATCGCCGTGCATCTCCGCCATCAGGTCGTCGCGTAGGTTCATCATCCGCCCCATGCGTTCGAACTGGGCAGGTCGGTGCTCCTGCATCAGCTCACGCATCTCGCTGCGTTGATCATCATCGAGCATCAACATCATGTCCATGCCGGCGCCGCCCATCATCGGGCAGGGCATCATGCCGCCACCCATCATTTCCCCCATCATGCCAGGCCCCATACCGCCTTGGCCGTCACCTATCGTTCCTCCCATCATGGAGCGTCCTTGGCCCGCTTGGTCACCCATCATCCCCTGGGCGAAAGCAACGCCTGTACCACTGGCTGAGAGGGCCAGGGTGAGTCCGAAGGCGAGAGTGAGTTTGCGAATATCCATGGTCGTTCTCCTTAGCGACAGGCCCATATTAGGCCCAGATGTCGAAGGCCTATATCAAAGGCCGATGCCTGAAGTATTGAGGATATGTGTAGCACCTAGGTCAATTCTCAATATGGCATTCAGGCATGCCTAAGGCATATCTGAACGTTAAATAAGGCAATTTATTGACCTGTATCAATTTTGGAGATTCGGCAACTTGCCAGCTGCACTTGGGTTGCGTGTATCTATGGAGCCATGAAATACTCTTATTATTCTCCACTCGACAGTGATTATTTCTTTCTCATGACTCGCCACTCATTTAAATGGTTGCTTTGTTTGCTGCTGGGCCTTGCCTTGGCGCAGCCAATGACGGTAGTGGCTATTGATCATCATGAAAATGAGCACTGTTTGTTCACTGAAACTGTTCCAATTAGTGAAGCGATCGAGAATACTGGATCGGATAGCAGCCACCATCACGATGACTCTCATACGTCCGAGTGCTGTATGCCTTGTGGCCAGTGTACGGCGAATCTAGCGCTACTTATCGAAGACGTAGCCTTCCCCGCTTCGACCTTGCCTCGTTACCTAGTCAACTGGTTACCAGCTCCACGCGTGCCTTTTGACCGGCCTCCTCGCGTTTAAAAATTCATCGATGAACATTCCGCTCGTTTGTGGCGGACCAAGATGATTTTTTTAATTTCGAGGAATATCCATGAAACGTCGCGAATTTCTTCGCTATACCACTCTGGGTGGTATAGCCCTCTCTGGGTCTGGCCTATTGGTCCACGCTTTGGCCGGACGACATACCGAGACGTTACCAACAGCTCTGTTAGATAACACTAGCATCCCTGCAGGACGACCCCTTCAACCACTGCCCCGGATTGCAAACTTGAGTGATCAGGTTGGACGCTTTCAAAGTGTGTTAACCCCAGCTGCCCATGCGGTGCCAGTGAGCGATGGGCTTGAGGCAAAGTTGTGGCTCTACAACGGCAAAGTGTTGCCATTGATTGAGGTGCGCGAGGGGGATGAGTTAGACATTACGCTGATAAACGAGCTTGAGCACGAAACTACGCTGCACTGGCATGGGGTGCCCGTGCCACAGACGGAAGATGGGGCTCCCTGGGAAGCCGTATTGCCAGGCAAGCCAAGACATTATCGTTATGTTCTTCATAAGGGGAGTGCAGGATTACACTGGTTCCATCCCCACCCACATGAGGGTACTGCGCGACAGGTAGCTCATGGTTTAGCAGGTGCATTATTGGTCAGACCTCGGCTTGACGACTTACCCATGGAGGTGAAGGAACACCTGCTAGTGGTCAGCGACCTGCGCCTGAATTTGGATGGCGAAGTGGCACCCCATACCAGCGAAGATTGGATGAATGGACGCGAGGGGGAGCTTCTGTTGGTCAACGGCCAACGCGAGCCACGCCTCGATGTTGCACCCGGCAGCACCTTACGGCTGCGACTGGTCAATGCCTGTGCTGGCCGGTACTTGCGTTTACGCCTGGACGAACATGAGCTTTCCCTGATTGGCACCGATGGTGGTTTGCTTGAGCGGCCACAGCCGCTCAGCGAACTGCTGCTCACTCCAGGTGAGCGGGCCGATCTTCTTGTGCGAATAAGCGAGAAAGCAGAAAAGAGTTTTGAACTGGCGAGTCATCCCTATACACGTGGTTGGATGGGAGCTAAGCCCACACATCTGGACGAGATTGCTCCGCTATTATCGATTCATACCCTTAACACTGGCGTATTCCCAGCCGTCGCGTTACCTGACCCCTTGTCCCATATCTCACCCCTAGGCGAACCAGCAGTGAGACGTCGAGTGGAACTGACCGAGGTGATGCCAGACCATGGCAATCACGGTGCGGTGAATGGCGATCCGCATGCTGGCCACGGCGGCAGTGACAGCCATCACGGAACCCATGGGCCGGGGCATGGGGCGAGTCACGCTAGCGACGATGATAGAGCGGTTCGACCCAAGGTGGATTTTCTGATCAACGGCCGTGCCTTTGCCATGAACGACGTCCTGTTTGAGGGGCAGGTTGGCGAGGTAGAGGAGTGGGAGATATTCAATAACTCCCATATGGATCACCCCTTCCATGTGCATGGCACCCACTTCCAGGTAATCGCGACTCGCGATGCTGACAGTGAATGGCGAGACGCGCCCTGGCTAGCCTGGAAGGACACTGTCAATCTGGCTCCTTATCAGCGCCTCAAGCTTCGTATGGTGTTCCTCAAGCCCGGCGATTGGCTGTTCCACTGCCACATTATTGAACACGAAGAGTTGGGCATGATGGCGACGATCCGTATTAGCTGAAAGTGACTTATTTTGCTCTAGCCCACCAGACGACTGATAAGGATGTGCTGTCATGACCTATTATCGCTGGCCACTTGCCGTGGCCTTCCTGCTTACCCTGCTTACGGGTTGCTCCCGAGAACCGAGTAGTATCAGTCTTGAGCAATTGCGAGAGCAGACCCATATTCATGGACTGGCTATCGATCGATCTGATAGCGAACGACTGTGGTTGGCCACCCACCATGGCTTTTATGCCGTTGGAAGTGATGGAATGGCCCGCCGGATCTCTGAGGAAACCCATGACTTCATGGGTTTTGCTCCTCACCCAGAAGAAGGCGAGACCTTTTTTGCCAGCGGCCACCCGGCCAGGGGGGGGGACCTCGGCGTGGTTAAGTCAAGGGATTCAGGCCGCAACTGGTCGCCATTAGCCACCGGCGTTGACGGCCCGGTAGATTTTCATCAGATGACAATCAGTGAGGCTACTCCCAACGTACTCTATGGAGCTAATGCTGGCCAGCTTCAAATCAGCCAGGATGGTGGTGCCAATTGGCAGATTCGCGCCAAGGCGCCGGCCGGGCTGATTGCCCTGGCCGCCTCGAGCCGTGATCCAGAGCAACTCTATGCCGCCACCCAGACCGGGCTATTGATGAGTCCTGACGGAGGCGAACGATGGCGACAAGTATACCCTGAGCGCCGCCCTACGAGCCTGGTGGTGGCCAGCCAAGGAGAGCTTTACGCCTTCATGATAGGTGTAGGCTTGCTGAGAGTTGAGGAGGGCAGCCGGGATTGGGAGGTAGTCAAGCGCGGCTGGGAAGAGCGCTATCTGATGCACCTGGCGCTGGATCCGCACGACCCACAGCGTTTGGCGGCGGTCGATGACCTCAACCAACTGCTGATCAGTACTAACGGTGGACGCGACTGGTCGCACCTCAAATAAATCGGGAGGTACCCCATGTTGCAATATCCCCAGATTGATCCAGTGGCCATCAGCCTCGGCCCGTTCGCGATTCACTGGTATGGCCTGATGTATGTGGTGGGCTTCGTCGCCGCCTGGTGGCTTGGGCGCCTTAGAGCTAATCGACTCAAGCTAACCCACGATGACATTAGCGACCTGATCTTTTACTCCGCTGTAGGCGTAGTGGTTGGTGGCCGGTTGGGCTATGTCCTGTTCTATGGAATAGAGCAGTTCCTGGCCAACCCCTTATGGCTGTTCAAAGTTTGGGAAGGCGGTATGAGCTTTCATGGTGGGCTGCTCGGGGTGCTGGCGGCGACGCTATGGTTTGCGCGAAAGCATCGGCTCGGCTTCTTTGCCCTAACCGACTTCATCGCACCACTGGTGCCGATCGGGCTTGGTGCAGGGCGAATCGGGAATTTCATCAATCACGAGCTGCCGGGGCGCGTCAGCAACCTGCCCTGGGCGATGCCGTTTCCCCACATGGGCCCAGAGCCACGCCACCCCTCTGCGCTTTATGAATTCGCCCTGGAAGGGGTGGTGCTGTTCGTGCTGCTGTGGTGGTTTTCCGCTGAGCCGCGGCGGCGAGGGCTAATCTCTGGTCTTTTTTTGCTGCTGTACGGCGTGTTTCGCTTCACGGTTGAATTCGTGAGGTTGCCGGATGAACACATCGGCTTCCTCGCGTTTGGCTGGGTCACCATGGGCATGCTGCTGACTGCCCCGATGATACTGGTTGGCATGGCGCTGATCACCTGGTCGCGCCAACAGCCGGTGGATAATCATAGCCAACCCGGTTCATACCTGTGCCGCCGAGAGAAGAAGACACAATGATACTAACGCTTAGGTACTCCAACACCATCACTGCCATGACTATTAAAACGGGGCTAGGGGCGTTGCTTATTGCTACGCAGCTGAGCACTTTACCTGTGCTTGCTGAAGAAACGGGGGAGTGGCCGCTGGGCCACTACAGGTTGCCTGAACACGGTGACCTGATTGGTGAGGCCTATACGGTAGTGGTAGGCAACGAGGCGGATACACTCCTCGATATCGCCCGCACCCATAACCTGGGCTACGAGGAAATCCGTCGAGCTAATCCGGATGTCAGCATTTGGGTGCCGGGCGTAGGAACAGAAGTGCTCGTGCCAGCCCAGCACATCCTGCCCGATGCTGATAGGACTGGTATTGTCATTAACATCGCCGAGTTGCGTCTCTATTATTATCCGGAGGTAGGCGAAGGTGAGGTGCCCCGAGTCGAGACTTATCCGATCGGCATTGGTCGAGACGGCTATGACACCCCACTGGGAATTACCACCACTACCATGCGGCTTGAGGATCCTGCCTGGTATCCGCCACGTTCCATGCGTGAAGAAGCGGCGGCGCGTGGCGAATCAGCACCCGCCGTGGTGCCGCCAGGTCCCGATAACCCACTCGGCAAGCATGCCATCCTACTCGATATACCTGGTTATCTAATTCACGGTACCAATGATCCAGACGGCATTGGCATGCGCGCTAGCCGTGGCTGCATACGCATGTTTCCGGAAGATATTAAAGCAATATTCGGTGCTGTGCCTTTAGGCACTCAGGTTAATATCGTCGATCAGCCCATCAAGGTCGGCTGGGACGATGGCACTGCGTTTGTGCAGGTATATCAGTTTCTTGAAGATCAGAATCACGGAATTCAATCACTGCTTGAGACGCAGCCGATGCTCAATCAGTACGTCGTGGATCAATCGGTAAGTTATTCACAACTCCAAGAACTGCTGGAGAGATCCGACGGTCAAGTAGTGCCCATCGATACGCCAACTCAGGATGAGCTTGTAGAAGAGCAAGAGCAACCCTTGATACTGTTTCATGAGGTGGGTCTTTAACGCTTTCATACGGGTGTATGGGACGCTGAGAAAAGACAGCCAAGCTTCACAGGCACCCGAATAAAGTCGATATTAATCAAGCGTGAAATAGGGCTAGCATTTCGATGAAATGGTGTCTAGGTATGAGAAAGATATGAACAATCACGTTATAGCTAAAAAAGTCAGTGAAGAGAAACCGGCGTCTTCAATAAAAGCCAATAAGTCGACTAGGCGTCATAGAATTGGAAGACATTTCGTTGTTGTACTGATTGGTGCCATGACAGCTTATCTTTTTTGGTTGAGCCGAATGGAGTGGGACGCTGAGATGCGCACTTGGCGTGCTTTAGGCGATGCTGCTTTTATCCTGTTATTTGTCACCATGGTGATAGGCCCTGTGGTGAAAATATGGCCTAGGCAATTGAGCTTTCTTGTCAATTGGCGGCGAGCCTTCGGGATCTGGTTTGCGATCTTTGCCTCTGTGCATGCTTTTCTAGTGTGGGATGGCTGGGCACGGTGGTCGATTCGTGGATTTTTAGGCTATCAGGAGCTGCCTTTGGCGGGGCTTTCAGGCCCGGTTCTTGTGGATCCGGGGTTCGGGCTTGCGAATATGGTCGGGTTAGTCGCCCTCTTTTTTGGGCTCGTCCTGTTTGCCATATCATCCGACAAGGCCATGCGCTTCCTGGGAAGCTCAACATGGAAGCATCTTCAAAATTATGCCTATGTGGTTTTCTATCTAGTTGCTCTTCATGGAATCTACTTTCTCTTCCTACATTATGAGCTGAGTCTCAGGAATCTAGTTTTCCAGAGTGGGGTGTCTGGGCCCAATTGGTTTCGGTTCTGGTTTGTAGGGCTCGTGAGTATTGTCTTTACCGTTCAGGTTGCGGCAATGATAAAACTGATTTTACAGCGAAGAAAAGGTGGTTTAGGGGGAGCATGAGCGATGAAAGGGAAAAGCCGGGGGCAGTAACGCTGCCCTCCAGGCGACGTCGATTCTGGCGTCGTTTACTGCTCGTGGTGGGAGTTGCTCATCTGGTTGGGTTTGTGTCGTCACTGGATGCGATGATGTCGAGCCGTACCTCTCAGGGAGCTGTGGCCTGGATCGTTTCACTAAACACATTGCCCTATGTGGCGGTGCCAGCCTACTGGGTGTTCGGCCGCACGAAATTCCAGGGCTATGTCTCTGCACGACGCGACGAGAACTCGGTGTTGGGGCAGGCGCTTGCTGAAAAACTGGCCGAGCTGCGGGCTCATGGGGTTTCGGATGAACACTCTGACAAGCATCTGGTGGGTGTCGAACAGCTGGCCAAGCTGCCGTTTCTAGGTGGCAACCGGGTGGAACTGCTGATCGACGGTGAGCAGACCTTCGAGAGCTTGTTTGCCGGTATTGATGCTGCTGAGCGCTATCTGCTTGTGCAGTTTTATATCGTTCGGGCTGATGCAGTGGGATTGGCGCTGCAGGCACGGCTGATTGAGAAGGCTAGGCAGGGCGTGGAGGTCTTCTTTCTATACGATGAAATTGGAAGTTATGCGTTGCCGAGCCACTATCTCCAGACGCTGGAAGAGGCGGGTGTTCGAGTACATCGCTTTCATTCTACGCGGGGGACAGGTAATCGCTTCCAGCTCAACTTTCGCAACCATCGCAAGATAATGGTGGCCGATGGGGAAAGAGCTTGGGTCGGTGGATTCAATGTTGGCGATGAATACTTGGAAGGCCACCCACGAATTGGCCCGTGGCGTGATACCCACCTAATGATTGAGGGGCCTGCGGCCTTGGCGCTGCAGCTGGTGTTTCTTGAAGATTGGCACTGGGCGACTGAGGAAATCCCCGAGCTTCCCTGGTCACCGCTAATTCCAAGCGGCCATGGTACACCGGTGCTCATTCTTCCGAGTGGGCCCGCAGACCGATTTGAGACGGCTAGTCTGATGATTCAACAGGCAATTCACGCCGCGCAAGAGCGTATCTGGATATCCAGTCCCTACTTTGTGCCAGATGAGGGGGTGCTGGCGATGCTTAAACTAGCCTCGTTAAGCGGAGTAGAGGTGAAAATCCTGATTCCCGAACGTCCAGATAACCTTCTAACCTACTTTGCGGCCTATGCCTTTCTCGATTCGCTTCTCGAGGCGGGGGTCGAGGTCTATCGCTACGAGGGGGGCTTCTTACATGGCAAAGCCTTTTTGGTTGACGAAATCGGTGCGGCAGTGGGTACCGTTAACCTCGACAACCGCTCCTTTCGACTCAACTTCGAGGTGACGGCGATGGTGATGGACGCCGACTTTGCCGCCGAGGTTGATGCGATGTTCAAGGCGGATTTCGCGCGGGCACGGCAGATGCAGCCAGAAGAGATCAGCGATAAGCCGCTTTGGCATCGGGTGGTGGCTCGAGCGGCCTATTTGTTTGCGCCGGTCTTATGAGTGTGCTTGATCACTCTATTGCCCGCTGGCCTGTGATTTTGCATTCAAGTCTTCGCTTTGGAGTTTCAGGCCATGATGAAAGCCCCTCGTGCAATACTCAATCCAGATAGTAAACTTCAGGCAACCTCTCGGTTTTAAGCTGAAATAAAATGAACAGTTGAAGAAAAGGTAATGCGATTCACCGAGTTGGCTCGGGCTGGTGTGGTAACTGTACGCCATTAAACTCGTTAGGGTCTGGTACAACCGTAACGAGATCTGTGCAACGGCTGTTGACTCTGTGACGAGCAGGCTATTGGACGCCTCCGATTCGTTGACTGCGCAGATTCCCTAGGAGAGGGTCTTAGTTAATGAAGAAGATATTGTTGCGCAGACCAAGACAACCTTACGGTGGTTGACAGTAGTATGTAGCTGGCTGAACAAGGCCATTGCATTCGCATGCGGATTCAAGGGCTTCAGGTGATGGCGCAATTTTTCCGGGAGTGCGCGTCTAAGAATGCGCTTTTCACACTCACGTCAAATTACCATTATTCTTATGTCAGGAAAGTAGGTGTTAGTGTGAAGCAATTTCATTGAAAAAGTCTGGGTTATTCCGAATCGTCGCCAGTACCTTAGCGGCTAGCCCCGTAGGATTATTACGTTTGCCTTCCCAGCTTTTGATCGTATCCACGCTGGTTCCCATTGCGCTGGCAAATTCCGCCTGAGAAACATTGAGCTTGGTACGAA from Halomonas sp. 7T harbors:
- a CDS encoding heavy metal translocating P-type ATPase; the encoded protein is MSDSTPNTITLTVPGMGSDHCAGIVRKTLERLDGVGVIQTNIANHHVSVTIEASGPDGDTLKKAVEGAGYDVAAVQSDQEDAESDSEIEEAYLSQARRRLIIAAIPTTLIMLLMIPHMFWQPIPGYLAIVALLAFPVVFLYGGAATHKSTWRSLKNGTFNMDVLISMGSLPPYLIGLVGFFYTMTSFIEMAATIMTFHLLGRYLEALAKGRASQAIRRLMTLGAKTARVERDGEEIEVPVKELTPGDIMIVRPGDKIPTDGEVVEGESHLDESLATGESIPVYKSTGDSVIGATINKEGRLRVKATRVGADTFLSQVVRLIDQAQGSRVPIQEFADRMTGRFVPAVLAISLASLIAWALFPDVLRPILDWGATFLPWVNPDASTPTLALIAAVAVLVIACPCALGLATPTALMVGSGIGAERGILIRSGEAIQTFKDVKVMVLDKTGTITRGEPKLTDAVTAEGVEETRLLTLAASVENASEHPIARAIVDGAKERDVKSGEVSDFRSTGARGVSGKVGDETVLIGNRRLLEEEGVTGLEALDDAMAELEGKGRTVVIVAADGQALGLVAVADTLKEKSVEAIRGMHDLGLHVVMITGDNERAARAVADEVGIDEVQAGVLPEGKVDAIRKLQEKHGNHVAMVGDGINDAAALKQANVGIAIGAGADVAIEAADVTLVRGELTAVVDAMHLSRATFGKIVQNLIWASAYNVAAIPIAAIGLLHPMIGVIAMTASSLSVIGNSLLLKRRFATNNPQGDAK
- a CDS encoding Spy/CpxP family protein refolding chaperone produces the protein MDIRKLTLAFGLTLALSASGTGVAFAQGMMGDQAGQGRSMMGGTIGDGQGGMGPGMMGEMMGGGMMPCPMMGGAGMDMMLMLDDDQRSEMRELMQEHRPAQFERMGRMMNLRDDLMAEMHGDRPDPDEVQALHGQMAELHGEMMAEMVRMRNAMHDQMSDEQRQQLEQATPEGGVNPDDHDAHH
- a CDS encoding multicopper oxidase family protein; this translates as MSDQVGRFQSVLTPAAHAVPVSDGLEAKLWLYNGKVLPLIEVREGDELDITLINELEHETTLHWHGVPVPQTEDGAPWEAVLPGKPRHYRYVLHKGSAGLHWFHPHPHEGTARQVAHGLAGALLVRPRLDDLPMEVKEHLLVVSDLRLNLDGEVAPHTSEDWMNGREGELLLVNGQREPRLDVAPGSTLRLRLVNACAGRYLRLRLDEHELSLIGTDGGLLERPQPLSELLLTPGERADLLVRISEKAEKSFELASHPYTRGWMGAKPTHLDEIAPLLSIHTLNTGVFPAVALPDPLSHISPLGEPAVRRRVELTEVMPDHGNHGAVNGDPHAGHGGSDSHHGTHGPGHGASHASDDDRAVRPKVDFLINGRAFAMNDVLFEGQVGEVEEWEIFNNSHMDHPFHVHGTHFQVIATRDADSEWRDAPWLAWKDTVNLAPYQRLKLRMVFLKPGDWLFHCHIIEHEELGMMATIRIS
- a CDS encoding F510_1955 family glycosylhydrolase, giving the protein MTYYRWPLAVAFLLTLLTGCSREPSSISLEQLREQTHIHGLAIDRSDSERLWLATHHGFYAVGSDGMARRISEETHDFMGFAPHPEEGETFFASGHPARGGDLGVVKSRDSGRNWSPLATGVDGPVDFHQMTISEATPNVLYGANAGQLQISQDGGANWQIRAKAPAGLIALAASSRDPEQLYAATQTGLLMSPDGGERWRQVYPERRPTSLVVASQGELYAFMIGVGLLRVEEGSRDWEVVKRGWEERYLMHLALDPHDPQRLAAVDDLNQLLISTNGGRDWSHLK
- the lgt gene encoding prolipoprotein diacylglyceryl transferase, which produces MLQYPQIDPVAISLGPFAIHWYGLMYVVGFVAAWWLGRLRANRLKLTHDDISDLIFYSAVGVVVGGRLGYVLFYGIEQFLANPLWLFKVWEGGMSFHGGLLGVLAATLWFARKHRLGFFALTDFIAPLVPIGLGAGRIGNFINHELPGRVSNLPWAMPFPHMGPEPRHPSALYEFALEGVVLFVLLWWFSAEPRRRGLISGLFLLLYGVFRFTVEFVRLPDEHIGFLAFGWVTMGMLLTAPMILVGMALITWSRQQPVDNHSQPGSYLCRREKKTQ
- a CDS encoding L,D-transpeptidase family protein — encoded protein: MILTLRYSNTITAMTIKTGLGALLIATQLSTLPVLAEETGEWPLGHYRLPEHGDLIGEAYTVVVGNEADTLLDIARTHNLGYEEIRRANPDVSIWVPGVGTEVLVPAQHILPDADRTGIVINIAELRLYYYPEVGEGEVPRVETYPIGIGRDGYDTPLGITTTTMRLEDPAWYPPRSMREEAAARGESAPAVVPPGPDNPLGKHAILLDIPGYLIHGTNDPDGIGMRASRGCIRMFPEDIKAIFGAVPLGTQVNIVDQPIKVGWDDGTAFVQVYQFLEDQNHGIQSLLETQPMLNQYVVDQSVSYSQLQELLERSDGQVVPIDTPTQDELVEEQEQPLILFHEVGL
- a CDS encoding ferric reductase-like transmembrane domain-containing protein; protein product: MNNHVIAKKVSEEKPASSIKANKSTRRHRIGRHFVVVLIGAMTAYLFWLSRMEWDAEMRTWRALGDAAFILLFVTMVIGPVVKIWPRQLSFLVNWRRAFGIWFAIFASVHAFLVWDGWARWSIRGFLGYQELPLAGLSGPVLVDPGFGLANMVGLVALFFGLVLFAISSDKAMRFLGSSTWKHLQNYAYVVFYLVALHGIYFLFLHYELSLRNLVFQSGVSGPNWFRFWFVGLVSIVFTVQVAAMIKLILQRRKGGLGGA
- the cls gene encoding cardiolipin synthase — protein: MSSRTSQGAVAWIVSLNTLPYVAVPAYWVFGRTKFQGYVSARRDENSVLGQALAEKLAELRAHGVSDEHSDKHLVGVEQLAKLPFLGGNRVELLIDGEQTFESLFAGIDAAERYLLVQFYIVRADAVGLALQARLIEKARQGVEVFFLYDEIGSYALPSHYLQTLEEAGVRVHRFHSTRGTGNRFQLNFRNHRKIMVADGERAWVGGFNVGDEYLEGHPRIGPWRDTHLMIEGPAALALQLVFLEDWHWATEEIPELPWSPLIPSGHGTPVLILPSGPADRFETASLMIQQAIHAAQERIWISSPYFVPDEGVLAMLKLASLSGVEVKILIPERPDNLLTYFAAYAFLDSLLEAGVEVYRYEGGFLHGKAFLVDEIGAAVGTVNLDNRSFRLNFEVTAMVMDADFAAEVDAMFKADFARARQMQPEEISDKPLWHRVVARAAYLFAPVL
- the nadS gene encoding NadS family protein, with the protein product MPHQPLNPYTQINQGNTEASRTARHEVADVKAIRTKLNVSQAEFASAMGTSVDTIKSWEGKRNNPTGLAAKVLATIRNNPDFFNEIASH